A single genomic interval of Mangifera indica cultivar Alphonso chromosome 5, CATAS_Mindica_2.1, whole genome shotgun sequence harbors:
- the LOC123215332 gene encoding 2-oxoglutarate and iron-dependent oxygenase domain-containing protein CP2-like, which translates to MALEASIDHRNHAPPYTANGAATASPEVALPPSRVLATHRLRLNPSSNHNPDSYDDLALEFTPHLFSSLERYLPPNMLSMSRDSKLQYMRDILVRYSPDGERTRLQKHREYRQKIISNYQPRHRQLYTMQAVNFFGPSFLQAINENTEEGFRRIISEPIPGIYTFDMFQPRFCEMLLSEVDNFERWVHETKFKIMRPNTMNKFGAVLDDFGLDTMLDKLMNDFIRPMSKVLFPEVGGSTLDSHHGFVVEYGMNRDVELGFHVDDSEVTLNVCLGKEFTGGELFFRGVRCDNHVNSETQPEEILDYSHVPGRAVLHRGRHRHGARATTSGWRVNLLLWCRSSVFRELKKYQKDCSSWCAECQREKKERQRLSIVATKQELLKREGTSTS; encoded by the exons ATGGCTCTGGAAGCTTCCATAGACCACCGCAACCACGCGCCGCCGTACACGGCCAACGGTGCTGCAACCGCCTCCCCCGAAGTGGCCTTGCCTCCAAGTAGAGTCTTGGCCACTCACCGGCTCAGGCTCAACCCGAGCTCCAACCACAATCCCGATAGCTATGATGACCTGGCGCTGGAGTTCACTCCTCATCTCTTTAGCTCGCTTGAACGGTACTTGCCTCCTAATATGCTTTCCATGTCACGTGATTCAAAACTCCAGTACATGCGCGATATTCTCGTCAGATACTCGCCGGACGGTGAACGGACACGT cTTCAAAAGCATAGAGAATACAGGCAGAAGATCATATCAAACTATCAG CCTCGCCACCGGCAGCTGTATACTATGCAAGCTGTAAATTTCTTTGGACCCTCTTTTCTCCAGGCAATTAACGAGAATACTGAGGAGGGTTTTAGAAGAATAATTTCTGAACCCATTCCAGGAATTTATACGTTTGACATGTTTCAACCACGTTTCTGTGAAATGTTGTTATCTGAG GTAGATAACTTTGAAAGATGGGTACATGagacaaaattcaaaatcatgcgACCAAACACAATGAACAAATTTGGGGCTGTGCTTGATGACTTCGGCCTAGACACCATGCTTGACAAATTGATGAATGACTTCATACGTCCTATGTCCAAAG TACTCTTTCCTGAAGTTGGTGGATCAACACTGGATTCTCATCATGGTTTTGTTGTTGAATATGGAATGAATAGGGATGTTGAACTTG GTTTCCATGTGGATGACTCAGAAGTCACCTTGAATGTTTGCTTGGGCAAGGAATTTACTGGTGGTGAATTGTTCTTTCGAGGTGTTCGATGTGATAACCATGTGAATTCAGAAACTCAGCCAGAG GAAATTTTAGATTATTCGCATGTTCCAGGGCGTGCAGTTCTTCATCGTGGTCGCCACCGACATGGTGCTAGAGCCACAACGTCTGGTTGGCGGGTCAACTTACTATTATGGTGCAGAAG TTCTGTCTTTCGTGAGCTAAAGAAATATCAGAAAGATTGTTCAAGCTGGTGTGCAGAGTGCCAAcgtgaaaagaaagaaaggcagCGTCTGTCAATTGTTGCAACCAAACAG GAACTTCTGAAGAGGGAAGGAACTTCCACTTCTTGA